GCTGCCCGTAGAAATCCAGCATGGGGCAACGCAGACGGATGAATTCCTCTTGCAGGCAAGCTTGCAAGAACTGTTGTCCATGAGTTCTGCTGTGGTTCACCCAGCTGCAGCACATTGAACGAATGGCAGATGTCATCCCAGAAATCTGCCATGGTCTTCATCGTTACAACCGCGCTGGCATGACGGAAGTCTCCTTCCGGCGCCAATATGCGGTTGACCGCAGCCGTGGCGGGATGTGGAGACACGGGCAGCACTTCTTCGCCGAGCAAAGCGTTGGCGAAGGAGGACTTACCCGCGCTGAACGCACCGAACAGCGCGAGGGTAAAGCGGCCGCCGGCGAGATCCTCCGCCCGTGCGGCCAGACTCCGCGCCGCCGATGCCATCGCAGGCTCGCGGCGCAGCAGCTCTGCCGCAGCCGCCAGCGCGTCAGCGGCTGCCGATAGCCGGCGGCGCCCGCCCGCCGGCGAAGCCGTGCCCGCTGCCCAGCTTGCGGCGGCGGCACTTCCAGCCGCTACGCTTTGCGGCGGCTGGACCTCCCGCGGTGCGGCGCTTTGCGCGGCCGCACGCGGGGTGACCCTCACCTCCGGCAGGATGCCGGGGGTGAGGGGCCGGCGCGGCGGCAGCAGCGCCGCGAGCTCGTGCGCGCGGGCGTCAGCCGCGCGGTCCAGGGCGGCTAGCGCAGCTACGGCGCGCGACTGCCGCGCAAGAGCTTGTTCTCGGCGCTGGAGTTCCGCGCGCCGATCATCCATGAGCGGTGGCAGCTTCGCTAACAGCTCATCGCTCACCGCTAAGACGGCACGGCGGAACTGGCTCTTAATATCAGCCGCAAGGGTGCGGCAGAAATTGAGCAGCGCCTCGCCGCTATACCCCGTTCCCGGCTTAACTGCAGCCGCCAGCCACTCCTGGCTCACCGCCGGGAACCCTTGCTTCAGAGTCGTCTCCGCCTCCTCCTCCCACAGCCCGAGACTCTCCGCCCAATCACGAACCAGCTGAATCAAATGCCATTCCAGCTGAGCGGAAATCTCTCGGGTCAACAGTCCTTGCCAGACTGCCAGTCGTTTACTTTGTTCCTTCTCCCGCCGCGCAGCCGTAGAGAAAAACCCTAACCGAAACGTAGGGCTGGCACTCTCGATATAGTTTCCTGATGCCTCTCTTACATCCGCAGGCATTAGATTAGCATTATTCAGTAAGGTGTCGAGACCCGTTCGCAAGCTCGATCGCGACTGCTGAGGCAACTCCTCGAGTTGTTTCTGCTCTTCTTCTAGCGACTTCAGTTCCTTCGTCACCGTCTCTGCATTCGCACCTTCCAATTCTTCAAGGAGAGCTGCTTTCTCCTCCTGCTGATCTTCACGGAATGCAGTTAAAGAAGCGTCCGCTGTATGATGGATGGAACGAGACAGGCTATATTGAAGTAGTTGTTCCTTTTGTTCCAATAGTTCTGTTATTAGGATGAGTAGATGATCCCAATGATTAAGTGGATGCTCTTTCTTTTTGAGAGAGGTGAACAGAATTCCAGCACAATGAATCCCCCATTGTTCAAAAGCATTTTCAAGTTGACGTTTATATTCCTCAATAGAAATTTCTTGTTCCCTGTGCTTGTCGATCTGATTAACGATCAGATACAAAGGTTTACCCCAGTCGCTAAGATTTTTGGCAAAGGCCAAATTATTCTCTGACTGTACATGGTTATAATCCATTACATAAAATACAACATCCGCTAAATGCAGCGCGGAACGAGTCGCCGCCTGATGACCATCATCCGTCGAATCTACACCAGGTGTATCCAATAAAACGCCATCCTTACCTAGCAGCGGTATCTCATTCCATACCTCAATCGCGGAATATTCGCCACCGTTTCGACAGTATTCCTGTAATCTTTCTGGAGTTGTCTCTATAGGTGAAGGTTCATTTTCACTTCCTTCAACCCTAGGATAAATAAGCACTCGCGGAACTCCACTGCGAATAGAGACAATATTGGCACTAGTCGGCACAGGTCCCGAAGGCAGCACTGAACTGCCGCATAGGAGATTGATCATACTGGATTTCCCTGCCGAAAAATGCCCGCAAAAAGCAAGGGTCAGTTCATTCCCACCCTCTTTATGCTGTAAATCTTCATATATACGTTCAGATCCTTCATCGCCCCAGCGATGCATTAATCTACGCAACTGGAAAAGCAGCGATGCTGTTTCATTTAATGTCTCTTTCTGAATGCTAACCTGTTCCGCTCTCACTGACTCTCCACCTCCACTGTTACCATCTAATCATGCTTTGAATATTACCCATTCAAGAATACGAAATCAGACTCATTTTTAAAATATAAGAAAGTATATGTTTCACACTATTCATTATCCTTATATTTCTCGCTTAAACGCTTGCCGTCCTTATAAGGACGCTGAAGGCATTTAAATTTATACAATGTTTATAACGGTGTAATTTCTGAGATGTCATGCGAAACCTTTTTTATAAATAATAATTACAGTTTATCACCAGTTTGACACAAATTAAATACACACTACTTACAAAATAACCTATCATCTCTTACGAAATGAGGTTATTAAAACATCTTTCTGCTATTATCGCTAAAAAGTAAGCAACAAAAAAGGAGCCAACCTGAGGGCTGACTCCTTTTAACATTTTTTAACTTATGCAGTTTCCGAAACAGGTAACAGAATTTCGAATACTTTTCCGTGCTGCAGAATAGTCAACCCACGAGATTTATCTCTCATTACG
This Paenibacillus sp. FSL R5-0345 DNA region includes the following protein-coding sequences:
- a CDS encoding dynamin family protein; translated protein: MRAEQVSIQKETLNETASLLFQLRRLMHRWGDEGSERIYEDLQHKEGGNELTLAFCGHFSAGKSSMINLLCGSSVLPSGPVPTSANIVSIRSGVPRVLIYPRVEGSENEPSPIETTPERLQEYCRNGGEYSAIEVWNEIPLLGKDGVLLDTPGVDSTDDGHQAATRSALHLADVVFYVMDYNHVQSENNLAFAKNLSDWGKPLYLIVNQIDKHREQEISIEEYKRQLENAFEQWGIHCAGILFTSLKKKEHPLNHWDHLLILITELLEQKEQLLQYSLSRSIHHTADASLTAFREDQQEEKAALLEELEGANAETVTKELKSLEEEQKQLEELPQQSRSSLRTGLDTLLNNANLMPADVREASGNYIESASPTFRLGFFSTAARREKEQSKRLAVWQGLLTREISAQLEWHLIQLVRDWAESLGLWEEEAETTLKQGFPAVSQEWLAAAVKPGTGYSGEALLNFCRTLAADIKSQFRRAVLAVSDELLAKLPPLMDDRRAELQRREQALARQSRAVAALAALDRAADARAHELAALLPPRRPLTPGILPEVRVTPRAAAQSAAPREVQPPQSVAAGSAAAASWAAGTASPAGGRRRLSAAADALAAAAELLRREPAMASAARSLAARAEDLAGGRFTLALFGAFSAGKSSFANALLGEEVLPVSPHPATAAVNRILAPEGDFRHASAVVTMKTMADFWDDICHSFNVLQLGEPQQNSWTTVLASLPARGIHPSALPHAGFLRAAAAGWAEAEPLLGTVRTVDLEEYRSLVAEETRACFVQGIDLYYACPLTESGIVLVDTPGADSLHARHTGVTFNYMKNADAICFVTYYNHAFSKADRGLLAQLGRIKDSFALDKMFFIINASDLASSEDELEEVREHVAQNLRAGGLRSPRIYALSSLLALEGKTQHNYERYEASRFHHFEQALSSFAGDELPQLSLNAAAESIASVRRRAEEWQNLASMAANEREAGLKEMQERRQLALKRLSLLETEERPGRDLVHEGEELIYHVCQRISFSFTRNFQESFHPSLLREDAGNLKAIFAACGAELMRTTQRELEQELWATTLRLENTGRRLVHEAAEAAAAELRFSTQEFQLMENEETAWPSPSELECQLQSVEWSTLWGHFKSPRYFFEGAGREQVKGAAEPLVKEAVNVAAAEQKKKLLAHYVECIANELKAASEHLQEGMAEQEKAMLDLLKGGESADHWGQLGHQLSLLEQSFVDRLDKNL